The Desulfosporosinus acidiphilus SJ4 genome has a window encoding:
- the cooS gene encoding anaerobic carbon-monoxide dehydrogenase catalytic subunit translates to MKSPKSIDPAVLELLPKASLDGVETVWDRYEAQQPQCGFGSLGVCCRHCVQGPCRIDPFSNGPSKGICGASVETIVARNLLRQVAGGAAAHVDHAYEAVEALELAAKDVLNYSLDEIKLQQISQGLGIDVSGKDKRELALEIVKAAYADLANHGNRPIQWLMAHAPKERIDVWQNLGIIPRNPDREIREAMHQTTMGMDADPVNLVLATAKQGLVDGYSGLKLATDIQDILLGTPTPVVTEANLGVLKKDFVNLIIHGHVPLLSEKIVYWAKKLQAEAVAAGAEGIQIAGICCAGNEVLMRSGIPLATNFLAQELAIVTGAVDAMVVDVQCIMPSLAQVASCYHTQIITTMPIVKIPGATHIPFTLENGDQAAQEIVRKAIRAYGRRDSKKIKIPDYKRKIMAGFSVEAIIGALKRIDPEQPLKPLVDNIVNGNILGVVGTVGCNNVKVTQDQMHVELVKELVKNNVLVVATGCSAHALAKAGLMNSEGTEDFAGDGLKAVLTALGQAAGLAAPLPPVLHMGSCVDNSRIGDLVTAIAAYLNVDSALLPVAASAPELQHEKALSIGTWAVTLGLTTHLGVVPPVLGSKMVTELLTKGLSDVIGGKFYVETDPLKAADGLLEDIRAKRKKLGLPS, encoded by the coding sequence ATGAAATCTCCAAAATCAATTGATCCTGCCGTTTTAGAATTATTGCCAAAAGCCTCTTTAGATGGAGTGGAAACTGTTTGGGACCGCTACGAAGCTCAACAACCACAGTGTGGCTTTGGCAGTTTAGGGGTTTGCTGCCGGCATTGCGTTCAAGGACCTTGCCGAATTGATCCCTTTAGCAATGGTCCTAGTAAGGGAATTTGCGGAGCTAGCGTGGAAACCATCGTAGCACGCAATTTGCTGAGGCAAGTAGCCGGCGGAGCAGCGGCTCACGTAGACCATGCCTACGAGGCCGTTGAAGCTTTAGAGTTAGCAGCCAAAGATGTACTTAATTACTCACTCGATGAAATAAAACTTCAGCAAATTTCTCAAGGTCTGGGTATAGATGTCTCCGGTAAAGATAAGAGAGAGCTCGCCTTGGAGATTGTCAAAGCTGCTTATGCTGATTTAGCTAACCATGGGAATAGGCCAATCCAGTGGTTGATGGCTCACGCCCCGAAAGAACGAATTGATGTATGGCAAAATCTCGGAATTATTCCACGCAACCCAGATCGGGAAATTCGCGAAGCTATGCATCAAACCACGATGGGAATGGATGCCGACCCCGTAAATCTCGTTTTAGCAACAGCTAAACAAGGGCTGGTAGACGGCTATTCGGGCTTAAAATTAGCAACAGACATCCAGGATATTCTGTTGGGTACTCCTACACCCGTCGTAACCGAAGCTAATTTAGGGGTTCTCAAAAAAGACTTTGTCAACTTAATTATCCACGGGCATGTCCCCCTGCTTTCCGAGAAAATTGTCTACTGGGCGAAGAAACTTCAAGCAGAAGCTGTTGCTGCCGGTGCTGAAGGAATTCAAATCGCGGGAATTTGCTGTGCAGGCAACGAAGTCTTAATGCGCAGCGGAATTCCCTTAGCCACGAACTTCTTAGCTCAAGAATTAGCCATCGTCACAGGGGCTGTCGATGCCATGGTCGTCGACGTTCAATGTATTATGCCTTCTTTAGCCCAAGTTGCCTCTTGTTATCATACGCAAATTATCACGACGATGCCCATCGTCAAAATTCCCGGAGCAACCCATATCCCCTTTACGTTAGAAAATGGGGATCAAGCGGCCCAGGAAATTGTACGCAAAGCCATTAGAGCCTATGGACGGAGAGACAGCAAGAAAATTAAGATTCCCGATTATAAACGTAAGATCATGGCAGGATTTAGTGTAGAAGCCATTATCGGAGCCTTAAAAAGAATAGATCCTGAGCAGCCTCTGAAACCTCTCGTTGATAATATTGTCAATGGCAACATTTTAGGAGTTGTGGGTACGGTAGGCTGCAACAATGTCAAAGTGACTCAAGATCAAATGCACGTGGAACTAGTGAAAGAGCTTGTGAAAAACAACGTTTTGGTCGTTGCTACGGGATGTTCTGCACATGCTCTGGCAAAAGCGGGACTTATGAATTCCGAAGGAACCGAGGACTTTGCCGGAGATGGCTTAAAAGCAGTCTTAACAGCTCTGGGCCAAGCCGCAGGTCTTGCTGCCCCGCTTCCTCCGGTTCTGCATATGGGAAGCTGTGTAGATAATTCGCGAATCGGGGATTTGGTTACTGCCATCGCTGCTTACCTCAACGTAGATTCGGCCTTATTACCTGTGGCTGCCAGTGCTCCGGAACTTCAACACGAAAAGGCTTTAAGCATCGGAACTTGGGCAGTGACCTTAGGGCTCACAACTCACCTTGGTGTAGTTCCGCCGGTTCTCGGAAGCAAAATGGTGACTGAATTGTTAACGAAGGGCCTCAGTGATGTGATTGGCGGAAAATTCTATGTCGAAACCGATCCTCTTAAAGCGGCAGACGGACTGCTTGAGGATATACGGGCCAAACGCAAAAAACTCGGACTTCCCAGTTAA
- a CDS encoding 4Fe-4S dicluster domain-containing protein — MRQILARSERCLGCKSCELACAVAHSSSKTLFQALAEPQLPQRRIFVESNGEQNFPLQCRQCLDSPCVHACICGAMHIDLKTGLIQVDSQKCVGCMMCVMVCPYGVIAEIHSARQAAKCDRCLDLDYNPACVSACPTGALEFTEVQDFTHNSRKAFLKLMNSFS; from the coding sequence GTGAGACAGATTCTAGCCAGAAGCGAACGTTGCCTCGGCTGCAAGAGCTGTGAACTGGCTTGTGCTGTTGCCCATTCAAGCAGCAAAACCTTGTTTCAGGCGCTCGCAGAGCCCCAGTTACCCCAGAGGAGAATCTTTGTTGAGTCTAATGGTGAGCAGAATTTCCCCTTACAATGTCGTCAGTGTTTAGATTCTCCTTGTGTTCATGCCTGTATATGCGGAGCTATGCATATTGACCTAAAGACCGGACTCATACAAGTAGACAGCCAAAAGTGTGTCGGATGTATGATGTGTGTCATGGTCTGTCCCTATGGAGTTATTGCAGAAATTCATTCAGCCCGCCAAGCAGCAAAGTGTGACCGCTGCCTGGACTTAGACTATAATCCTGCCTGTGTTTCGGCCTGCCCCACGGGAGCTTTGGAATTTACAGAGGTTCAGGATTTCACCCACAACAGCAGAAAGGCTTTTCTAAAATTAATGAACTCGTTCAGCTAA
- a CDS encoding NUDIX hydrolase: MFELIKDYHPCNEQETTDKEVFLYCAEVFKDILTRNNEVAHITCSAFTVNSSKDKVLMVHHNIYNSWSWIGGHADGEEDFLAVAIKELREETGVKTIQPVSEDIFSLDILTVLGHIKRGIYVSPHLHLSLAFLIEGDEKDQLRVKEDENSGVQWIPLAEINDYSTEPHMHKVYSKLIAKIEDFG, from the coding sequence GTGTTTGAATTAATAAAGGATTATCATCCCTGCAATGAACAAGAAACAACGGATAAAGAGGTCTTTTTATATTGCGCCGAGGTTTTTAAAGATATCCTGACCAGGAACAATGAGGTCGCCCATATTACCTGTTCGGCCTTTACGGTAAACAGTTCTAAAGATAAAGTGCTTATGGTCCATCATAATATCTATAACTCATGGTCATGGATAGGAGGCCATGCCGACGGGGAGGAAGACTTTCTGGCGGTAGCAATAAAAGAACTGCGGGAGGAGACGGGCGTAAAGACGATCCAGCCTGTTTCTGAAGATATTTTTTCCTTGGATATATTAACGGTTCTGGGGCACATAAAACGAGGGATTTACGTATCCCCCCACTTGCATTTATCTCTTGCTTTTTTAATTGAAGGGGATGAAAAGGATCAACTTAGGGTTAAAGAAGATGAAAACAGCGGTGTCCAATGGATCCCGCTGGCTGAAATCAATGATTACAGTACCGAACCACATATGCATAAGGTCTATTCGAAATTAATAGCCAAAATCGAAGATTTCGGCTGA
- a CDS encoding NAD(P)/FAD-dependent oxidoreductase, with protein sequence MRYIVVGNSAAGLFAVEEIRRRDSQSELLVLTAEQEPSYSRCLTTYFLAGDISASQLYLRKEDFTEQLNLNVTYGAKVNRVDPARQLVQSTDGREWHYDRLLLAMGASAKKLTVPGRDLPEIFTLRTLKDVQDINKVIKGGAKKAVVIGGGLVSLKCAYALLKRGLEVTVVVSSGQILSQMLDAKAAGIIEDHLRAHGLRFLFKTEVIAIAGKDHVQVVLLSPQTELAADLVIVGKGVCPNIGELRDCGLKIGKGIQVNSFMATNLPNIYAAGDIAETWDLVRQKFVVNATWPNATTQGRIAGANMCGAHEVYPGSLGLNSVDFFGLSAMSAGFTKLQEAMPAEDWEEEESQRFIDGKTIYQKLIYQESILKGFLLVGDTSQCGVLTALIKSGRPLTNNQKEIALGRRGTLAIELMTKKL encoded by the coding sequence ATGAGATATATTGTCGTTGGTAACAGTGCTGCAGGTCTCTTTGCCGTCGAAGAAATCCGCAGGCGCGATTCCCAGTCAGAACTCCTCGTCCTCACAGCAGAACAGGAGCCAAGTTATTCGCGCTGCCTAACTACGTATTTTTTAGCAGGAGATATCTCAGCTTCCCAGCTTTACTTACGCAAGGAAGACTTCACTGAACAACTGAATTTAAACGTAACTTATGGAGCCAAGGTTAACAGAGTTGACCCAGCACGTCAATTAGTCCAGAGTACTGACGGAAGAGAGTGGCATTATGACAGACTTTTATTGGCTATGGGAGCTTCGGCGAAAAAACTCACCGTTCCGGGCAGAGATCTCCCGGAAATCTTTACTCTGCGCACACTAAAGGATGTGCAAGATATTAATAAGGTTATCAAAGGGGGAGCGAAAAAGGCCGTTGTTATTGGAGGAGGTCTTGTCAGTTTAAAATGTGCTTACGCTTTATTAAAACGGGGCCTTGAAGTTACTGTTGTGGTTTCCTCAGGACAAATCCTCTCCCAAATGCTTGATGCCAAAGCTGCCGGTATCATTGAGGATCATTTAAGAGCTCATGGGCTTCGATTTCTCTTCAAGACTGAAGTAATTGCCATCGCCGGAAAAGATCATGTCCAGGTTGTTCTGCTCTCACCTCAAACAGAACTCGCCGCTGATTTAGTAATTGTAGGTAAAGGTGTTTGTCCCAATATTGGAGAATTGCGAGATTGTGGCTTGAAGATCGGTAAGGGGATTCAGGTTAATAGCTTCATGGCCACCAACCTGCCTAATATTTACGCAGCCGGGGATATTGCCGAGACCTGGGATTTGGTCCGTCAAAAGTTTGTGGTAAACGCCACCTGGCCGAATGCGACGACTCAAGGACGAATTGCCGGAGCAAATATGTGCGGAGCACATGAAGTTTATCCAGGATCGTTAGGCTTAAATTCGGTAGACTTTTTCGGTCTCTCAGCTATGTCGGCGGGTTTTACCAAACTCCAAGAAGCCATGCCGGCAGAAGATTGGGAGGAAGAAGAATCTCAAAGATTTATAGACGGCAAGACCATTTATCAAAAGCTCATTTATCAAGAGAGCATCCTCAAGGGTTTCCTTCTGGTTGGTGACACATCCCAATGCGGTGTATTAACTGCTTTGATCAAATCAGGCCGGCCTTTAACTAATAACCAGAAGGAGATTGCTCTGGGAAGACGAGGAACCTTGGCGATAGAACTGATGACGAAGAAACTCTAA
- a CDS encoding DUF2680 domain-containing protein, translated as MLKKFAVGSLTLAFLALGAGTCLAAPDPAQLNELKALNQQMFTLKKQMVDKQLEAGLLDQEKAAKIKTFIEARQKQIEEDFAKGQYSGFGKKHGHGFNKGCPRNAQDAPKASPSPSNI; from the coding sequence TTGTTAAAAAAGTTTGCAGTGGGTTCATTAACCCTGGCTTTTCTGGCTTTAGGTGCCGGAACTTGCTTAGCTGCTCCTGACCCTGCCCAGCTTAACGAGCTCAAAGCGTTAAACCAACAAATGTTCACGCTGAAAAAGCAAATGGTGGATAAACAGTTGGAAGCAGGGCTCCTGGATCAGGAGAAAGCGGCCAAAATCAAAACCTTCATTGAAGCTCGCCAAAAGCAGATTGAAGAAGATTTTGCTAAGGGACAGTATTCCGGCTTTGGTAAGAAACACGGTCACGGCTTTAACAAGGGGTGCCCGCGTAATGCTCAAGACGCCCCCAAAGCGAGCCCTTCTCCGAGTAATATTTAA
- a CDS encoding IS1182 family transposase codes for MLKTKLHTKNYNELGGHYQLALPFNFNVLIPEDDSVRLLSHILEGLNYEALYKAYSSTGRKPVVEPKILFKVLTYAYMNNIYSSRKIEVACKRDINFMWLLAGCKAPDHSTIARFRKDYLKEAIEDLFFQMVKHLHELGEVEFKNLFVDGTKIEASANRYTFVWKKVVNKNEAKMFLKIQSCLEEINLTYLKDFNVTKETLLKDLKTAISYLEEKCQQEQIEFVHGIGKRKSKLQKFIESLKEFYTRQEKYNAHHQFFEGRNSYSKTDPDATFMHMKDDHMRNAQLKPAYNVQIGVESEYVTGVGIFQDRNDIATLIPFLNMLESKLQAHYENVTADSGYESEENYLYLEGKHQTCYIKPQTYEQWKKKSFKKDISKRENMAYNAEIDEYTCHNGKQLKPVGITHRTSATGYQSEITVYECEDCSDCPCKSRCTKAKGNRRMQVSKTFVAKRQISYRNITTKEGILLRVNRSIQVEGAFGVLKNDYNFNRFLTRGKNSVKTEFMLLCFGYNVNKLHSKIQNERIGKPLHPLKTA; via the coding sequence ATGCTAAAAACCAAATTACACACTAAGAATTATAACGAATTAGGTGGACACTATCAATTAGCTTTGCCATTTAATTTTAACGTGTTAATACCAGAGGATGACTCCGTTCGACTACTAAGCCACATTTTGGAGGGATTAAATTACGAAGCGTTGTATAAGGCCTACTCTTCCACTGGAAGAAAACCGGTAGTCGAACCCAAAATCCTGTTTAAAGTATTGACCTATGCCTATATGAATAACATTTACTCCAGCCGAAAAATTGAAGTCGCCTGTAAAAGAGACATTAACTTCATGTGGTTATTGGCAGGATGCAAAGCACCTGACCACAGCACCATTGCTCGATTCCGAAAAGACTATCTGAAGGAAGCCATAGAAGACCTCTTTTTCCAAATGGTAAAGCATTTACATGAGCTTGGTGAAGTAGAGTTTAAGAACCTCTTTGTCGATGGAACAAAAATTGAAGCCAGTGCTAACCGTTATACCTTTGTCTGGAAAAAAGTCGTTAACAAAAATGAGGCAAAGATGTTCTTGAAAATTCAGTCTTGTCTTGAGGAGATCAATTTGACCTATTTAAAGGACTTCAACGTAACCAAAGAGACGTTACTTAAGGATCTTAAGACTGCTATCTCTTACCTAGAAGAAAAATGTCAGCAAGAGCAGATTGAATTTGTTCACGGTATTGGAAAACGGAAATCAAAGCTGCAGAAATTTATAGAAAGCCTGAAGGAATTCTATACCCGGCAAGAAAAGTACAATGCACATCACCAATTCTTCGAAGGAAGAAATAGCTACTCTAAGACCGATCCTGATGCAACGTTCATGCATATGAAAGATGATCATATGCGCAATGCTCAGTTAAAGCCGGCTTACAATGTCCAGATTGGCGTGGAAAGCGAATATGTAACAGGGGTTGGGATCTTCCAGGATCGTAACGACATAGCCACATTAATTCCTTTTTTAAATATGCTTGAATCAAAACTACAGGCGCATTATGAGAATGTTACCGCAGACTCTGGTTATGAGAGCGAAGAGAACTATCTTTATCTCGAAGGAAAACATCAGACCTGCTACATAAAGCCACAGACCTATGAACAATGGAAAAAGAAGAGCTTCAAAAAAGATATTAGTAAGCGAGAAAACATGGCTTACAATGCGGAAATCGATGAATACACGTGTCATAATGGAAAACAACTCAAACCCGTTGGAATCACTCATCGAACATCAGCAACCGGTTACCAGTCCGAAATAACAGTCTATGAATGTGAAGACTGCAGTGACTGTCCGTGTAAAAGTCGCTGTACAAAAGCTAAAGGCAATCGACGAATGCAAGTATCCAAAACGTTTGTGGCCAAACGCCAGATCTCGTATAGAAACATCACAACCAAAGAAGGAATACTGCTAAGAGTAAATCGGTCCATACAGGTTGAAGGAGCCTTTGGGGTCCTCAAAAATGACTATAACTTCAACCGCTTTCTAACACGAGGCAAAAACAGTGTGAAAACTGAATTTATGCTGCTGTGTTTTGGGTATAACGTGAATAAACTTCACTCTAAAATACAAAATGAACGAATTGGGAAACCCCTTCATCCACTAAAAACCGCATAA
- a CDS encoding ABC transporter ATP-binding protein: protein MLVMKNVSLSYPGVGKSALDVLADINLEVETGKFVSLIGPSGCGKSTICNLVAGVEVPVQGEIILEGRSIKGLPGQVGYMPQRDLLLPWRTLLDNVALGSDIRREDKRKSRETARHWLNRFGLDKFADHYPHQLSGGMRQRGALLRTFLFGQNTLILDEPFGALDALTRREMQEWLLDVWSQSRPTVVFITHDIEEAILLSDEVVVLSHSPARILDKITVPFSRPRSQDILLSDEAIEIKRRLLDLLNGKIRA, encoded by the coding sequence ATGCTAGTAATGAAAAACGTGTCACTATCCTATCCCGGGGTCGGGAAATCTGCCCTGGATGTCTTGGCGGATATTAACCTAGAGGTGGAGACCGGAAAATTCGTCTCTCTAATCGGACCTTCCGGTTGTGGGAAGAGTACGATTTGCAACTTAGTTGCCGGAGTTGAAGTGCCTGTTCAAGGTGAAATTATCCTCGAGGGACGGTCGATTAAGGGTCTGCCTGGTCAAGTGGGATATATGCCTCAAAGAGATTTGCTGCTGCCATGGCGTACCTTGTTAGATAATGTAGCTTTAGGCAGCGATATACGCCGTGAGGATAAACGCAAATCCAGAGAGACTGCACGCCATTGGCTCAATCGTTTTGGCCTTGACAAGTTTGCCGATCATTACCCGCATCAATTATCCGGCGGCATGCGGCAAAGAGGAGCCCTTCTGAGGACTTTTCTATTCGGACAGAACACTTTGATCTTGGATGAACCTTTTGGAGCACTGGATGCCTTGACCCGGCGGGAAATGCAGGAATGGCTCTTGGATGTCTGGAGTCAAAGCCGCCCTACGGTAGTATTTATAACTCACGATATTGAAGAGGCCATTCTTTTGTCTGACGAAGTCGTTGTTTTAAGTCATAGCCCTGCCCGCATTTTAGATAAAATCACGGTTCCTTTCTCCAGGCCCCGTAGTCAGGACATCCTCCTTTCGGATGAAGCCATCGAAATCAAACGGCGTTTGTTAGATTTACTGAATGGAAAAATCCGTGCATAG
- a CDS encoding class I SAM-dependent methyltransferase, whose translation MPDDKIMVLPQELLILGAAVKTGMIEALRQETTYTALTKSLNLDSRAVWVVLEALADLGYVTKQGEMVTLSEEAHKMIYDSKAPNYVGFAFMHRYNMIRSWAHLPEVLDNGQPAPRDPDPENTRYFMEAMRHGAVKSAPAVAEFLLKDTVEEINVLDIGGGPLIYGTAFRAQGAKVTVLDLPPVVQLMQEKAALADITLIPGDFNQGLPSGPFDLVYLGNVCHIFGETENKELFRKASRVLLPGGRIAIVDMIRGTNPFAAVFGVNMLLNTASGGTWTLQQYTDWLTSANFQDITLQEIAGRQIITAVRTDAF comes from the coding sequence ATGCCGGATGATAAAATTATGGTTTTACCCCAGGAACTCCTAATCCTAGGTGCGGCAGTAAAAACCGGAATGATCGAAGCTTTGCGCCAAGAAACAACTTACACAGCCCTGACTAAAAGTCTTAACTTAGACTCCAGAGCCGTTTGGGTAGTGCTGGAAGCTCTGGCCGATCTGGGTTATGTAACTAAGCAGGGAGAAATGGTTACTCTCTCCGAAGAGGCTCATAAAATGATCTACGACTCTAAAGCCCCTAATTACGTGGGATTTGCTTTTATGCATCGCTATAATATGATTCGTTCCTGGGCTCATTTACCTGAGGTCCTTGACAACGGCCAACCGGCTCCGCGCGACCCGGACCCTGAAAATACGCGCTATTTTATGGAGGCCATGCGGCACGGTGCTGTAAAAAGTGCTCCGGCCGTCGCGGAGTTTCTTCTCAAAGATACCGTTGAAGAAATAAACGTTCTTGACATCGGCGGTGGGCCTTTGATCTATGGAACTGCTTTTAGGGCTCAAGGAGCCAAAGTGACGGTTTTAGATCTGCCGCCGGTAGTTCAATTGATGCAAGAGAAGGCAGCCTTGGCAGATATTACTCTTATCCCGGGAGATTTCAACCAAGGCCTGCCCTCTGGTCCATTTGATTTAGTTTACCTGGGAAATGTGTGCCATATTTTTGGCGAGACGGAAAATAAAGAATTGTTCCGAAAAGCAAGTAGGGTCTTACTTCCTGGCGGACGCATCGCAATCGTTGACATGATACGAGGGACAAACCCTTTCGCTGCCGTCTTCGGAGTCAACATGCTGCTTAATACTGCAAGCGGCGGTACCTGGACTTTGCAGCAATATACTGATTGGCTGACAAGTGCCAATTTTCAAGATATAACCTTACAAGAGATCGCCGGCCGCCAAATTATTACCGCAGTACGTACTGACGCTTTCTAA
- a CDS encoding ABC transporter substrate-binding protein, with protein sequence MIKKPIFKPKFMGEKRKLNHVKKVLSVTIAAGLCSLLLLTGCSTNAQNSSASSQTTKPDKVTIMLDWTPNTNHTGLYVAKDKGYFSKEGLDVQIVPPSSQGTVEQLVATGKADFGISAQEQVTDARVQGLPLVSIATILQHNTSGFASLKSKNILTAKDFEGKTYGGWGMPSESETIKALMAKEHADFSKVKMINIGDADPVASMSKGSVDLTWIFYGWEGIQAELAGTPLNMIWVKDINPVLDDYTPVLVTNEKMIQEKSDVVRRFTQAVSEGYQYAIKNPDDAANILIKNAPEEDQKLIKASQAWISKQYQADAPQWGVQKASVWHNYAQWMFDHKLLDKMIDSDKAFTNDFLPKA encoded by the coding sequence ATGATTAAAAAACCTATATTTAAACCTAAATTTATGGGTGAAAAAAGGAAACTGAACCATGTTAAAAAAGTCCTAAGTGTTACGATAGCTGCCGGATTATGTTCTCTTCTCCTCTTAACCGGCTGCAGCACGAATGCTCAAAATTCATCAGCGTCTTCACAGACGACTAAACCAGACAAAGTAACAATTATGTTGGATTGGACACCTAATACAAATCATACCGGCCTTTATGTTGCTAAAGATAAAGGATATTTTAGTAAGGAAGGTTTAGATGTTCAAATTGTTCCTCCTTCGAGCCAAGGAACCGTGGAACAGTTAGTAGCCACCGGCAAGGCTGATTTCGGTATCAGCGCCCAGGAACAAGTTACGGATGCTCGTGTACAGGGTTTGCCTTTAGTGTCAATTGCAACAATCTTGCAGCATAATACATCGGGGTTTGCCTCACTGAAAAGTAAAAATATCCTTACTGCTAAAGATTTCGAGGGTAAAACATACGGCGGTTGGGGTATGCCGTCGGAGTCAGAGACAATTAAAGCCTTAATGGCTAAGGAACATGCAGATTTTAGTAAAGTAAAGATGATTAATATTGGGGATGCCGACCCCGTTGCCAGCATGTCCAAAGGCTCTGTCGATCTGACTTGGATTTTCTATGGCTGGGAAGGGATTCAGGCGGAACTGGCCGGTACCCCTCTTAACATGATATGGGTCAAAGATATCAATCCGGTATTAGATGATTACACACCGGTTTTAGTCACCAACGAAAAAATGATTCAGGAAAAATCAGATGTTGTTCGGCGTTTCACTCAAGCCGTCAGTGAAGGATACCAATATGCTATTAAAAACCCGGATGATGCGGCCAATATCCTCATCAAAAATGCCCCGGAAGAAGACCAGAAACTTATTAAGGCTAGCCAGGCTTGGATTAGCAAGCAGTATCAAGCAGATGCTCCGCAATGGGGTGTACAGAAAGCTTCGGTTTGGCACAATTATGCTCAATGGATGTTTGATCACAAGCTTCTGGATAAAATGATTGACAGCGATAAGGCTTTTACCAATGACTTCCTGCCAAAGGCTTAG
- a CDS encoding FAD-binding oxidoreductase, producing MNNYKTLDAQDREFLVSLLGEDRVYTGEAISEDFSHDELGGISKLPDVLVDVQSADEVSQIMRYASENNIPVVARGSGTGLVGASVPIFGGIMLNMSGMNKILELDEENLTLTLEPGVLLMEISKFVEDHDLFYPPDPGEKSATIGGNINTNAGGMRAVKYGVTRDYIRGLEVVLPNGSIIHLGGKVVKNSSGYSVKDLICGSEGTLGIVTKAILKLLPLPKKAVSLLIPFPDLDKAISTVPKIIKSKSIPTAIEFMQREVILAAEEFLGKKFPDNSSDAYLLLTFDGNSTEELEKDYEKVANICLEEGALDAFIIDTDERKEAVWSARGAFLEAVKASTTDMDECDVVVPRNKVAEFIKYTDLLQEQFQVRIRSFGHAGDGNLHVYVLKDDLSEEAWQKKLAEVFAAMYQKSQELQGLVSGEHGIGYAKRQYMFDQYEPEYIELMKNIKLAFDPQNILNPGKVCE from the coding sequence ATGAATAATTATAAAACGCTGGATGCTCAAGATAGAGAGTTTTTAGTATCATTATTAGGGGAAGACCGAGTCTACACGGGCGAAGCGATCAGTGAGGACTTCAGTCATGATGAACTGGGAGGCATCAGCAAATTACCGGATGTTTTAGTTGATGTTCAGTCTGCTGACGAAGTCTCCCAAATCATGCGTTATGCTTCTGAAAACAATATTCCTGTGGTAGCACGCGGCTCAGGAACCGGGCTGGTCGGCGCTTCGGTCCCTATCTTCGGAGGGATCATGCTGAATATGAGCGGTATGAATAAGATTCTTGAACTCGATGAAGAAAACTTAACTCTCACTCTGGAACCCGGAGTGCTTCTCATGGAAATCAGCAAATTTGTCGAAGACCATGATTTGTTCTACCCGCCGGATCCCGGCGAAAAGTCCGCTACGATTGGGGGAAACATTAACACCAATGCCGGTGGCATGAGAGCCGTAAAATATGGAGTGACGAGAGATTATATCCGTGGCCTTGAGGTTGTTCTGCCTAACGGCAGCATCATTCATCTCGGAGGAAAAGTCGTCAAGAATTCCTCGGGATACAGCGTCAAGGATTTGATCTGCGGTTCAGAAGGAACACTAGGTATTGTTACCAAAGCAATCTTAAAGCTTCTTCCTCTGCCTAAGAAAGCAGTTTCTCTGCTGATCCCCTTCCCTGATCTCGACAAAGCCATCAGCACCGTACCAAAGATTATTAAATCAAAAAGCATTCCCACGGCCATCGAATTTATGCAGAGAGAAGTTATCCTTGCCGCCGAGGAATTCCTGGGCAAAAAATTCCCTGACAACTCATCGGATGCCTATCTCCTGCTGACCTTTGATGGCAACAGCACCGAAGAATTGGAGAAAGACTACGAGAAAGTTGCGAATATATGCCTTGAAGAAGGGGCTCTGGATGCCTTCATTATTGATACCGACGAGCGAAAAGAAGCAGTTTGGTCTGCCCGCGGCGCTTTCCTTGAAGCGGTTAAAGCTTCAACCACAGATATGGACGAGTGTGACGTTGTTGTTCCCCGTAATAAAGTGGCCGAGTTCATTAAATACACTGATCTCCTTCAGGAACAATTTCAGGTCCGCATCAGAAGCTTCGGTCACGCCGGGGACGGAAATTTGCACGTCTATGTCTTAAAGGATGATCTTTCGGAAGAAGCTTGGCAGAAGAAACTTGCCGAAGTCTTTGCCGCCATGTATCAAAAGTCTCAAGAGCTTCAAGGGCTGGTATCCGGAGAACATGGTATCGGCTATGCCAAAAGACAATATATGTTTGATCAATACGAGCCGGAATATATCGAACTTATGAAGAATATTAAGTTGGCCTTTGATCCTCAAAATATTCTTAATCCCGGGAAGGTCTGCGAGTAG